In a single window of the Anguilla rostrata isolate EN2019 chromosome 6, ASM1855537v3, whole genome shotgun sequence genome:
- the opn5 gene encoding opsin-5 translates to MVLTENGTSGSGYVPHYLLQGDPFASKLSKGADIVAAVYICIIGVMSATGNGYVLYMSVRRKTKLKPPELMTVNLALFDFGITVTGKPFFVVSSFSHRWIFGWEGCRYYGWAGFFFGCGSLITMTLVSLDRYLKICHHRYGTWLKRHHAFLAMVFTWLYASFWATMPLVGWGNYAPEPFGTSCTLDWWLAQASASGQSFVMCILFFCLIFPTVIIVFSYAKIICKVKASAKEVSHYDTRNKSSHILEMKLTKVAMLICAGFLIAWIPYAVVSVWSAFGAHDSIPIPVSVIPTLLAKSSAMYNPIIYQVIDCKNACIKGSCFKALKKRKHCNSSRFHSISGSIKDLPPDGGRVEMQKGAGLCSS, encoded by the exons ATGGTCCTGACTGAGAATGGAACCTCTGGCTCCGGTTACGTCCCTCACTACCTCCTCCAGGGCGACCCTTTCGCCTCCAAACTGTCGAAAGGCGCAGACATTGTAGCCGCTGTTTACATCTGCATTATAG GGGTCATGTCAGCCACTGGGAATGGATATGTCCTCTACATGTCCGTCAGACGGAAGACAAAGTTGAAGCCCCCTGAACTCATGACTGTGAATTTAGCGCTCTTTGACTTTGGCATCACAG TCACAGGGAAGCCCTTCTTCGTGGTGTCCAGCTTCTCCCACCGGTGGATCTTTGGCTGGGAGGGCTGCCGCTACTACGGCTGGGCGGGGTTCTTCTTCGGCTGCGGCAGCCTCATCACCATGACTCTGGTGAGCCTCGACCGCTACCTGAAGATCTGCCATCATAGATACG GAACTTGGCTGAAGAGGCATCACGCTTTCCTCGCCATGGTGTTCACCTGGCTGTACGCCTCGTTTTGGGCGACCATGCcgctggtggggtggggcaaCTACGCCCCGGAGCCTTTCGGCACTTCCTGCACTCTGGACTGGTGGCTGGCTCAGGCGTCCGCGTCCGGGCAGTCCTTCGTCATGTGCATACTCTTCTTCTGCCTCATCTTCCCCACCGTCATCATCGTCTTCTCTTACGCCAAGATCATCTGCAAGGTCAAGGCGTCCGCCAAGGAGGTCTCCCACTATGACACCAGGAACAAAAGCAGCCATATTCTGGAAATGAAATTAACGAAG GTGGCAATGTTGATATGCGCTGGTTTTTTAATAGCCTGGATCCCATATGCTGTGGTGTCGGTGTGGTCTGCATTTGGGGCACACGACTCGATCCCTATTCCAGTGTCTGTAATACCTACCCTGCTAGCCAAGTCGTCAGCCATGTACAACCCCATCATCTACCAGGTCATCGACTGCAAAAACGCCTGTATCAAAGGCTCCTGTTTCAAAGCTTTGAAGAAACGGAAGCACTGCAACAGTTCAAG GTTTCACTCCATTTCGGGTTCGATTAAAGACTTGCCTCCGGACGGGGGTCGTGTTGAAATGCAGAAAGGAGCCGGGTTGTGCTCATCCTAA